A portion of the Juglans microcarpa x Juglans regia isolate MS1-56 chromosome 1D, Jm3101_v1.0, whole genome shotgun sequence genome contains these proteins:
- the LOC121248418 gene encoding probable leucine-rich repeat receptor-like protein kinase At1g35710, with protein sequence MAPSISTFIAVVAWATCTLFFEKYHAVELVATSESSAALLLEMNALLHTGWWLSNQTGNNSDHCQWDGIDCNARGSVIAIHRTYASLGGKLKLNFSSFPNLVRLDLVGNKLQGSIPFEIGTLSKLTHLHLGFNNLIGEIPPSSIGNLKNLVSLSLENNLFTGQIPSSIGCLTNLSYLSLSWNQINGSIPMEIGNLKSLKSLHLASNNLTGPIPTSLGDCYALTELSLSRNYLDGSIPHHIIDLYWLHSIDLSHNFLSGEISVELGRASYLSILDFSFNKLTGSIPPHFSFIKEVNLSYNSLKGQIPVDYGWYYDRYHTPDTLIGNEDLCGQSMGFPPCPPARNNSVGRTVKIVVPIAMFIGFFVLWCFLLLQCVVKKTLPESTKAKNGDLFSIWNYDGHIAYEDVIRATEDFDIKHCIGTGGYGSVYRAELPNGKVVALKKLHRLEAENPNFDTSFRNEVKVLTKIRHRNIIKLHGFCLHKRCMFLIYEYMEKGSLFWVLNTHVEAVQLDWRKRINIIKGIADALFYMHHECIPVIVHQDISSNNILLSSKLEAFVSDFGTAKLLDSDSSNETLIIGTYGYVAPELAYTMIVTEKCDVYSFGMVVLEILMGKHPGEFLNSLSSSHSQDVMLNELLDHRPPPFNHLVAHDIFLVAMIAFACLRTKPKSRPTMKCVFRELLSRKKPIAKPLHTISIWQLRNQETYLVGESETQS encoded by the exons ATGGCACCCTCAATTTCCACTTTCATTGCGGTAGTAGCATGGGCTACCTGTACCTTGTTCTTTGAAAAATATCATGCAGTTGAGTTAGTGGCAACATCTGAATCATCTGCTGCTCTACTACTTGAAATGAATGCTCTGCTTCATACTGGGTGGTGGTTGAGTAATCAAACTGGCAATAACTCAGATCATTGCCAGTGGGACGGTATTGACTGCAATGCACGTGGAAGTGTCATAGCGATTCACAGAACTTACGCCTCTTTAGGAGGTAAGTTGAAACTCAACTTCTCTTCCTTCCCAAATCTAGTCCGTCTTGATCTTGTTGGAAACAAACTTCAGGGGAGCATCCCATTTGAAATAGGTACCCTATCAAAACTCACCCACCTCCATCTGGGCTTCAATAATCTTATAGGTGAAATACCTCCTTCATCTATTGGCAATCTAAAGAACTTGGTTTCCTTGTCCCTCGAGAATAATCTCTTTACTGGTCAAATCCCTTCGTCTATAGGCTGTTTAACTAATTTGAGTTATTTGTCACTCAGTTGGAACCAAATTAATGGTTCCATCCCCATGGAAATAGGAAACTTGAAGTCTTTGAAAAGTCTGCATCTCGCCTCTAACAATCTTACTGGTCCAATCCCCACCAGTCTAGGTGATTGCTATGCCTTGACAGAGTTGTCATTGAGCCGCAACTATTTAGATGGAAGCATTCCCCATCATATCATTGACCTTTATTGGCTACATAGCATTGACCTTAGTCATAATTTTCTCAGTGGCGAGATATCTGTTGAACTTGGGCGTGCAAGCTACTTATCAATCTTGGATTTCAGCTTCAATAAACTTACCGGTAGCATTCCTCCTCATTTCAGTTTTATAAAAGAAGTCAACTTGTCATACAATTCTTTGAAGGGTCAAATTCCAGTTGACTATGGTTGGTATTATGATCGGTATCATACACCAGACACATTAATTGGCAATGAGGATTTATGCGGCCAATCAATGGGTTTCCCTCCTTGCCCTCCAGCTAGGAACAATTCGGTCGGACGCACAGTAAAAATTGTGGTTCCCATCGCCATGTTTATTGGATTCTTTGTTCTTTGGTGCTTTCTCTTGTTACAATGTGTAGTTAAGAAAACTCTACCCGAGTCAACAAAAGCAAAGAATGGAGATTTGTTCTCAATATGGAATTACGACGGCCATATTGCATATGAAGACGTCATTAGAGCAACCGAGGACTTTGACATTAAACATTGTATCGGAACCGGTGGTTATGGTAGTGTTTACAGAGCAGAACTACCTAATGGCAAAGTGGTTGCCTTGAAGAAGCTTCATCGTCTAGAGGCAGAGAATCCCAATTTTGATACGAGTTTCAGGAATGAGGTAAAGGTGTTAACAAAGATTCGACATCGAAACATTATAAAGCTTCACGGATTCTGCTTGCATAAACGCTGCATGTTTTTGATTTATGAGTACATGGAAAAGGGAAGCCTTTTTTGGGTCCTAAACACCCATGTTGAAGCTGTGCAACTGGATTGGCGCAAGAGGATAAACATCATCAAAGGCATAGCAGATGCTTTATTTTATATGCATCATGAATGCATTCCGGTAATTGTTCATCAAGATATATCGAGCAATAATATCCTGTTGAGTTCTAAATTGGAGGCTTTTGTCTCTGACTTCGGCACTGCTAAACTCCTCGATTCTGATTCTTCCAATGAAACATTAATCATTGGCACTTATGGCTATGTTGCCCCAG AGTTGGCCTATACCATGATAGTTACTGAAAAATGCGATGTTTATAGCTTTGGAATGGTTGTTCTAGAAATATTAATGGGAAAACATCCAGGAGAATTTCTGAAttcattatcatcatcacatTCTCAAGACGTCATGCTAAATGAACTATTAGATCATCGTCCACCACCTTTCAATCATCTGGTTGCACATGATATTTTCCTTGTTGCTATGATAGCGTTTGCATGCCTACGCACCAAACCAAAGTCTCGCCCAACAATGAAATGTGTGTTCCGAGAACTTCTTTCTCGCAAGAAGCCAATAGCCAAGCCCTTGCATACAATTTCAATCTGGCAGCTCAGGAATCAGGAAACATATCTTGTTGGAGAGAGTGAAACTCAGTCATGA